In the Sarcophilus harrisii chromosome 1, mSarHar1.11, whole genome shotgun sequence genome, one interval contains:
- the NAA80 gene encoding N-alpha-acetyltransferase 80, which yields MMASLAPLATSPGLEELTLEPAHLRPELLDACADLINQEWPRSRASRLHSLGQSSDAFPLCLALLGPPPAPGALPMVLGHSRLSRVVAHDHSLLVETVVVARALRGQGFGRRLMEATEAFAKARGFRRLHLTTHDKQHFYAHLGYEPGEPVQGITFRSSLSAAILQAFTQPANLPELKAPSPCRETMGTSSTSNSHARSHLSPAPPPPPPPLPAPLLSSPALSPIDSPEQSLVETPYRDIRGRPIFWMTKEI from the coding sequence ATGATGGCCTCTTTGGCCCCGTTGGCTACAAGCCCTGGCCTCGAAGAACTGACCCTGGAGCCCGCCCACCTGCGTCCAGAGCTCCTGGATGCCTGTGCTGATCTCATCAACCAGGAGTGGCCCCGGAGTCGAGCCTCACGCCTGCACTCTCTGGGACAGTCCTCTGATGCCTTTCCCCTATGCCTGGCCCTGCTGGGGCCACCTCCTGCCCCTGGGGCCTTGCCCATGGTCCTGGGCCATTCCCGCCTCTCCAGAGTCGTTGCCCACGATCACAGCCTATTGGTTGAAACAGTGGTTGTGGCCCGGGCCCTTCGTGGTCAGGGGTTTGGCCGACGCCTCATGGAGGCCACTGAGGCCTTTGCCAAGGCCCGGGGCTTTCGTCGGCTGCACCTGACCACCCACGACAAGCAGCATTTCTATGCACACTTGGGTTATGAGCCTGGGGAGCCAGTGCAAGGCATCACCTTCCGTAGCTCACTGTCTGCTGCTATCCTCCAGGCCTTCACCCAGCCTGCCAACCTCCCAGAACTTAAAGCCCCCAGCCCCTGCAGGGAGACTATGGGGACCTCCTCTACTTCTAACTCCCACGCTAGGTCCCATCTGTCCCCtgcaccaccaccaccccctccTCCTTTACCTGCTCCCCTTCTCAGCTCCCCAGCGCTCTCCCCCATAGACTCCCCTGAACAGAGCCTTGTGGAGACCCCATACAGGGACATCCGGGGTCGCCCCATATTTTGGATGACAAAGGAGATCTGA
- the HYAL3 gene encoding hyaluronidase-3 isoform X1, protein MNGACSLVAWATLCLVGGWATSWHLGRPFTAVWNVPTARCQTHFGQPLPLEAFGIVYNQAQHFQGQNVTIFYKNQFGLYPYLGPTGVIHHGGVPQAVPLQKHLTLVASQISGLMHKGFRGLAVLDWEEWHPLWNRNWGRHRIYREASRAWVHQQWPDLPPKQQRLEARATFERAARALMEDTLRLGQALRPRGLWGFYRFPLCRSPWPGRHNYTGKCQKADKTYNDQLRWLWEASSALFPSIYLPPGLPQVYRKGYARHRLEEAFRVAQFAHPRVLPVLAYTRLTHLGSGRFLSQNDLVQTIGVSVALGAEGIVLWGNLSFSSSGEQCRLLQSYLSTILGPYLSNVTKAAQVCSQQLCHGNGRCARRVPSNDDVFLHLEPTLGAIKEDPAKWNHFRCLCYPGWKGSTCKFPVPGTE, encoded by the exons ATGAATGGGGCCTGCTCTCTGGTGGCTTGGGCCACCCTATGTCTGGTGGGGGGGTGGGCCACCTCGTGGCATCTGGGCCGCCCCTTCACTGCAGTGTGGAACGTGCCCACAGCCCGATGCCAAACCCACTTTGGCCAGCCCCTGCCCTTGGAGGCCTTTGGCATCGTGTACAACCAGGCCCAGCATTTCCAGGGCCAGAACGTTACCATCTTCTACAAGAACCAGTTTGGCCTTTACCCCTACCTTGGGCCAACAGGGGTCATCCACCACGGAGGTGTCCCCCAAGCTGTTCCCCTGCAGAAGCACCTCACCTTGGTTGCCAGCCAGATTTCTGGCCTCATGCATAAGGGCTTCAGAGGCTTAGCTGTGCTTGACTGGGAAGAGTGGCACCCACTCTGGAACCGGAACTGGGGGCGCCACAGGATCTATCGAGAGGCGTCTCGGGCCTGGGTCCACCAGCAGTGGCCGGATCTGCCTCCTAAGCAGCAGCGTCTAGAAGCTCGGGCTACCTTTGAGAGGGCTGCTCGGGCACTGATGGAGGATACCCTGAGGCTGGGGCAGGCACTTCGTCCCAGGGGGCTGTGGGGCTTCTATCGATTCCCTTTGTGCCGAAGCCCCTGGCCAGGCAGGCACAATTACACGGGGAAGTGCCAGAAGGCAGACAAGACCTACAATGACCAACTGCGCTGGCTTTGGGAAGCCTCTAGTGCTCTCTTCCCCAGCATCTACCTCCCACCAGGCTTGCCTCAAGTCTATCGAAAGGGCTATGCACGACATCGGCTGGAAGAGGCTTTCCGAGTGGCCCAGTTTGCACATCCACGTGTTCTGCCCGTGCTGGCCTATACCCGCCTCACTCACCTTGGCTCTGGGCGTTTTCTGTCCCAG AATGACCTGGTTCAGACCATTGGAGTAAGTGTAGCCCTGGGGGCAGAAGGCATCGTCCTCTGGGGTAACCTCTCTTTTTCCAGTTCTGGG GAGCAGTGCAGGCTTCTCCAGAGCTATCTGTCAACCATCTTGGGCCCCTACTTAAGCAATGTAACTAAGGCTGCCCAGGTCTGCAGCCAGCAATTATGTCACGGCAATGGGCGCTGTGCCCGACGGGTACCCAGCAATGATGACGTCTTCTTACATTTGGAACCAACACTGGGAGCCATCAAGGAAGACCCTGCCAAATGGAACCATTTCCGATGTCTCTGTTACCCAGGCTGGAAAGGCTCCACCTGCAAATTTCCTGTACCTGGCACAGAATGA
- the LOC100916272 gene encoding hyaluronidase-1 — translation MALNTFSVGLHLYALLLCLPTPGQSIVAPVVPDVPFAAIWNVGTNFCQKKFQINIDLETFDIVANPGQAFKGPDMTIFYSNQLGLYPFYTSDGQPVNGGLPQNASLDAHLARARQDILASMPTLDFRGLAVIDWESWRPVWARNGGSKNIYRERSREMIRAQHPDWYSWWVERKAIEQYERAAKAFMLDTLKLGVSLKPEGLWGYYDFPDCYNYNFQSPNYTGQCLPGIEDQNDGLQWMWEESRALYPSIYLSPKLAGNGHSLLYVRSRVREAFRVAGRTRSSHRHILPYAQIFYENTDRFLSLEDLERSIGESAAQGTDGIVLWIGWSNYNSKKSCQAIKDYMDTTLGPFLLNVTSSARLCSQALCSGHGRCSRRPDHPQAFLFLNPSSFSLRHQPTSGRLGVEGILTNEARARMATEFECRCYTGWNGERCEFQDDSPSP, via the exons ATGGCTCTGAATACCTTCTCCGTGGGGCTACATCTATATGCTCTCCTGCTGTGTCTGCCCACGCCAGGCCAGAGCATTGTGGCTCCTGTGGTCCCCGATGTCCCCTTTGCTGCCATCTGGAATGTTGGCACCAATTTCTGccagaaaaaatttcaaatcaaCATTGATCTGGAAACCTTTGATATCGTGGCCAACCCGGGTCAGGCCTTCAAGGGGCCAGACATGACCATCTTCTACAGCAATCAGCTGGGCCTTTACCCTTTCTACACATCTGACGGGCAGCCTGTTAATGGAGGCCTGCCACAGAATGCCAGCCTCGATGCTCACCTGGCCAGGGCTCGCCAGGATATCTTGGCCTCTATGCCCACACTAGATTTCCGGGGCCTGGCAGTCATTGACTGGGAGTCCTGGCGCCCGGTGTGGGCTCGCAATGGGGGATCCAAGAACATTTACCGGGAACGCTCTCGGGAAATGATCAGGGCACAGCACCCGGACTGGTATTCTTGGTGGGTGGAGAGGAAAGCCATAGAGCAGTATGAGAGGGCGGCCAAAGCCTTCATGCTGGACACCTTGAAGTTGGGAGTGTCCTTGAAGCCCGAGGGGCTCTGGGGCTATTATGATTTCCCAGATTGCTATAATTACAACTTCCAGAGCCCCAACTATACAGGTCAGTGTTTACCTGGAATTGAGGACCAGAATGACGGCCTTCAGTGGATGTGGGAGGAAAGCCGTGCCCTCTATCCCAGCATCTACCTGTCCCCAAAGCTGGCAGGCAACGGGCATAGCCTGCTTTATGTCCGCTCGAGAGTCCGAGAGGCCTTCCGAGTAGCAGGTAGAACCAGGAGTTCTCACCGACACATCCTGCCTTATGCTCAGATATTTTATGAGAACACCGATCGCTTCCTGTCTTTG GAGGACCTGGAGAGGAGCATTGGAGAGAGTGCAGCCCAGGGAACAGATGGAATCGTGCTGTGGATCGGCTGGTCGAACTACAACAGCAAA AAATCGTGCCAGGCTATCAAGGATTACATGGACACCACCTTGGGCCCCTTCCTCCTGAATGTGACTAGCAGTGCCCGCCTCTGTAGCCAGGCTCTGTGCTCAGGACATGGACGCTGTTCCCGCCGCCCAGATCATCCCCAAGCCTTCCTCTTCCTCAACCCATCCAGCTTCTCTCTTCGGCACCAGCCAACCAGTGGGCGTCTGGGAGTAGAGGGCATCTTGACAAATGAAGCCAGAGCCAGGATGGCCACTGAGTTTGAATGCCGATGCTACACAGGCTGGAATGGAGAACGATGCGAGTTCCAGGATGACTCTCCCTCTCCTTAA
- the HYAL3 gene encoding hyaluronidase-3 isoform X2 → MNGACSLVAWATLCLVGGWATSWHLGRPFTAVWNVPTARCQTHFGQPLPLEAFGIVYNQAQHFQGQNVTIFYKNQFGLYPYLGPTGVIHHGGVPQAVPLQKHLTLVASQISGLMHKGFRGLAVLDWEEWHPLWNRNWGRHRIYREASRAWVHQQWPDLPPKQQRLEARATFERAARALMEDTLRLGQALRPRGLWGFYRFPLCRSPWPGRHNYTGKCQKADKTYNDQLRWLWEASSALFPSIYLPPGLPQVYRKGYARHRLEEAFRVAQFAHPRVLPVLAYTRLTHLGSGRFLSQNDLVQTIGVSVALGAEGIVLWGNLSFSSSGDEGFFFNLPSSGAVQASPELSVNHLGPLLKQCN, encoded by the exons ATGAATGGGGCCTGCTCTCTGGTGGCTTGGGCCACCCTATGTCTGGTGGGGGGGTGGGCCACCTCGTGGCATCTGGGCCGCCCCTTCACTGCAGTGTGGAACGTGCCCACAGCCCGATGCCAAACCCACTTTGGCCAGCCCCTGCCCTTGGAGGCCTTTGGCATCGTGTACAACCAGGCCCAGCATTTCCAGGGCCAGAACGTTACCATCTTCTACAAGAACCAGTTTGGCCTTTACCCCTACCTTGGGCCAACAGGGGTCATCCACCACGGAGGTGTCCCCCAAGCTGTTCCCCTGCAGAAGCACCTCACCTTGGTTGCCAGCCAGATTTCTGGCCTCATGCATAAGGGCTTCAGAGGCTTAGCTGTGCTTGACTGGGAAGAGTGGCACCCACTCTGGAACCGGAACTGGGGGCGCCACAGGATCTATCGAGAGGCGTCTCGGGCCTGGGTCCACCAGCAGTGGCCGGATCTGCCTCCTAAGCAGCAGCGTCTAGAAGCTCGGGCTACCTTTGAGAGGGCTGCTCGGGCACTGATGGAGGATACCCTGAGGCTGGGGCAGGCACTTCGTCCCAGGGGGCTGTGGGGCTTCTATCGATTCCCTTTGTGCCGAAGCCCCTGGCCAGGCAGGCACAATTACACGGGGAAGTGCCAGAAGGCAGACAAGACCTACAATGACCAACTGCGCTGGCTTTGGGAAGCCTCTAGTGCTCTCTTCCCCAGCATCTACCTCCCACCAGGCTTGCCTCAAGTCTATCGAAAGGGCTATGCACGACATCGGCTGGAAGAGGCTTTCCGAGTGGCCCAGTTTGCACATCCACGTGTTCTGCCCGTGCTGGCCTATACCCGCCTCACTCACCTTGGCTCTGGGCGTTTTCTGTCCCAG AATGACCTGGTTCAGACCATTGGAGTAAGTGTAGCCCTGGGGGCAGAAGGCATCGTCCTCTGGGGTAACCTCTCTTTTTCCAGTTCTGGG gatGAAGGATTTTTCTTTAATCTCCCATCCTCAGGAGCAGTGCAGGCTTCTCCAGAGCTATCTGTCAACCATCTTGGGCCCCTACTTAAGCAATGTAACTAA
- the LOC100916007 gene encoding hyaluronidase-1, giving the protein MAPGGFMFFICALLLIYPDQTRGSGGPVLPNVPFVAIWNANTYLCQQKFQVNISLDTFHVIANPNQVFKGPNMTIFYSNELGIYPWYTPTGQPINGGLPQNASFGAHLAKSYKDIMTTLPEPDFKGVVVIDWEEWRPIWTMNWDSKKIYQEHSLDLVREKHPDWCPCHVEKVAKKKFEEAARQWMVGTLQLGKFLRPRGLWGYYGFPDCYNYNFQQPNYTGECHQKIQVLNDQLSWMWEQSRTLYPSIYLPPELAKTGKSLLFVRGRLHEAFRVEERTSNPGRPILPYVQIFYGKTDRFLPLEELENTIGESLAQGTDGIVVWLSGEHEHTKESCQAIKDYVDTTLGPFILNVTSSAHLCSEALCSGNGRCARRQYHPQAFLFLSPDSFSIHRQPDTGHLILQGFLADEALTKIKTEFKCRCYPGWFGERCEKGSP; this is encoded by the exons ATGGCTCCAGGAGGCTTCATGTTTTTCATCTGTGCCCTTTTGCTGATCTATCCAGACCAAACTCGGGGTTCAGGGGGCCCTGTGCTGCCCAACGTCCCCTTTGTTGCCATCTGGAATGCCAACACCTATTTGTGCCAACAGAAATTTCAGGTGAACATCAGCCTGGACACCTTCCATGTAATAGCCAACCCAAACCAGGTCTTCAAGGGACCAAACATGACCATCTTCTATAGCAATGAGCTGGGCATTTACCCATGGTATACACCCACTGGGCAGCCCATCAATGGGGGCTTGCCTCAGAATGCCAGTTTTGGTGCCCACCTGGCCAAGTCCTATAAAGACATCATGACCACTTTGCCTGAACCTGACTTCAAGGGGGTTGTAGTCATTGATTGGGAAGAATGGCGCCCTATTTGGACCATGAATTGGGACTCAAAGAAAATATACCAGGAGCATTCTCTAGATTTGGTAAGAGAAAAGCACCCAGACTGGTGCCCATGCCACGTAGAGAAGGTGGCTAAGAAAAAATTTGAGGAGGCTGCCCGGCAATGGATGGTTGGTACCTTACAGCTGGGGAAGTTCCTGCGACCCAGGGGACTTTGGGGCTACTATGGTTTCCCAGATTGCTACAATTACAACTTCCAGCAGCCCAACTACACAGGGGAATGCCATCAAAAGATCCAGGTCTTGAATGATCAGTTATCTTGGATGTGGGAGCAGAGCCGAACCCTCTACCCTAGCATCTACCTTCCCCCGGAGCTGGCCAAAACAGGGAAGTCACTGCTATTTGTCCGTGGGAGGCTACACGAGGCCTTCCGAGTGGAAGAGAGGACTTCAAATCCTGGCCGGCCCATCTTGCCCTACGTGCAGATTTTTTATGGGAAGACAGATCGTTTTCTGCCCTTG gaGGAGTTGGAGAATACCATTGGGGAGAGTTTGGCCCAGGGGACAGATGGCATTGTGGTATGGCTGAGTGGAGAACATGAGCACACCAAG GAATCCTGCCAGGCCATTAAGGATTATGTGGACACCACCCTTGGACCCTTCATTCTGAATGTAACCAGCAGTGCCCACCTCTGCAGTGAGGCGCTGTGCTCAGGGAATGGCAGATGTGCCCGCCGACAATATCACCCCCAGGCCTTCCTTTTCCTCAGCCCAGACAGCTTTTCTATTCATCGACAGCCAGACACTGGGCACTTGATCCTGCAAGGTTTCTTGGCAGACGAAGCCTTGACCaagataaaaacagaatttaagtgtCGCTGCTATCCAGGCTGGTTTGGGGAGCGCTGTGAGAAGGGCAGCCCTTGA